The nucleotide window AGAAGCAAGCCCTGGATCCGGTTGGATATATCCACCAAGCAGCTGCGGCAGCGCTTCCAGTATGATCATGATAAACACAAGGAATTTCTGTGCTCCCTGAAAGAATGCCTGGTCTTTGGGATCCGACAGGTCCAGTTTGATAATATCTGCTCCAACAAGAAGTTGCAGGACAATCGAAGCCGTGACAATAGGCCCGATACCTAGGAGAACTAGAGATCCAGACGCGCCCGCAAAGAAGGCACGGTAAGATTCAAAAAGGTCAACCGAATCCTGGGACATCCCAAAAAGCGGTACATTTGCCAGAGCAAAGTACAGCAAAAGGACTCCCAGAGTCCACCAGAGCTTATCCTTAAAATGGACGTGTTTTTCCGGACTTGCTACTGCAGGTAACTTGTTAAAAAACGGTTCTAACGTATCCCTGAGAGTCATCGATTACACCATTCAAAATATAATTTATTATAATAGTTAAAATGTAAGATCACGTTTTACCGTAAGATATTGGTAAGTATAGTACATCTAATATGAAAAAGTTACCAAAAGAATTAAAATAAGTAATGCTAGATGACATTACTTATTCGGCATCGATGCAACTTCCGCCAGCGGCTTCAATTTTTTCGCGGGCAGATGCGGAGAATTCTTCAGAAGTAACTACAAGATTCTTCGTAACACGTCCGCTTCCGAGTACTTTTTCGATTCCGAGATTTTCAAGGTTAATGTGGTATGCACCGTCCTTGATTTCTGCAAGCCCCTCTTCAACAAGATAAGAAGCAAGTTCATCAAGTTCTCCCACATTTACTATGGAAGGGTCTTTGGAAATCTCAGCAGGTAACTTGAAACCGTGCTTTCCGTAGCTGTATCCTCTCAACATAGCTCTTACGAAGTGGTGCTTACAGCCTCCTGCTTTTCCACGGCCTCCGCGGTTTCCGGCTCCACGCCTGTTTTTATGAGTCCCGCCTCCGCAGGTCCTGGATCCTCTGAACTTCTTTGTATCCATTTCAACCACCTTATCTCATTTTGTGCAGGAGCTCATTGATATCATCACCGTGGTCTCCGAGCTCGCCGCCCTGCTTCACGGTTCTTTTAATTCCTGCATGTCCTTTTCTTGGAGGGTGAAGCCTGAAAACAGGCTTCAGTTTGGGAACCGACTTAAGGGTAGTTTCTCCGTTAATTACAGCTTCGGCAAAAGCCAGAATTGAGTCATAAGCTGTGTTTTCCCGGATATACTCCTCAGTCAGGCGAGTATCGCCTTCGAGTCTTCCACGGTTCTCGAGGATCTCCGCAAGAGTCTTTGCATCAATTTTCCCAAAGGCAACGTAGTCCTTCACCTTCTGAACCATACCTTTGAAATGAGGATTCTCGGGTACAAGCACACAATGGTTGACCTTGTGCAGGCGAAGCATCTTCATTGTATCTTCAATCGTATACCGGACATTAACCTGACCTCTCAACCTAACAATGGCATACATATCAGGCTTCCTCCTTACAGTACACTGGCAGCCTCATGATGTTGACCTGGTTAAGAGCATCGAAGGTTGCCTTTGCGAAGTTGAGGGTAGACCGTGTAGTCCCGAAGGTCTTGGTCCATACGTCTTTAATTCCGGCTTTTTCCAGCACTTTGGTTGCAGTATTTCCTGCAGCAATGCCAAGACCTCTTGGTGCCGGAATAAGAGTTACGCTTACACTGCCTGCCTTTCCTGTAACTTCATAAGGAACAGTGTGAGGCAGACCACAGGCACATTCCCATGAGCCGCAGCCTCTACGGATGTAAGTGATGTCGAGCTTTGCAGCATCAATTGCCTTACGGATAGCAGGTCCTACCTGCACATCCTTTGCCTGCCCGAGCCCTACATAGCCGTTTCTGTTTCCTACGATTACGGTTGCTCTGAATTTCACACGGCGTCCGGAGTCAGTCATCCTCTGAACCATGTTAATATCGAGTACCTCGTCTTCAAGATCAGGAAGCAGCATATCAATTATCTGGGGTTCCCTGATAGGCAGGCCTGATCTGATTGCTTCTTCCATGGAAGCAACCTGTCCTTCCATGACTAATTTTCCAAGCCTGGTTTTTGGAACCCATTCTTCATCGAATGCCATTTAATCACCTTAACTAAACTCAGCAAAGATTTTCTCTTTGGTTGCTTCAAACTGCTCTGGCAGGTCTGAGCTCTCTTCTCTGTATTCAGCAATATGCTCTCCCCGGATTCTCTCGTCCGAAGGGAAAACTTCAGGGCTGCAAGGGACTTCGAAACCCGAATCTACAACGCCTTTAAGTGCGGCATAGACCCTGGAGCCTGCAGAGGAAGCCTGAAGTCCTATATCCAGAATTCCTCCTTCATACCCCTTTTTCAAGCTTTTAAGCCCGAACAGGAGCCCTGTAAGATATGCAGCCGTTGTGTTTCCGGTAGCCCCTGTGTAACCGTACTTAGCAAGCTCACTCGAAACGGCTGAGGAATAAGTTATATCCCCCTCTGGGGTCGGAGCTATTAACTGGATTTGAACATTTCTTGCACTCTTCCTGACAACTACACGGTCCTGCTTTGAGAGCAGTAACTTGAGTCGCAGGTGGTAATTAGTGCGTCCTTCTCTTCGTCGTCTAAAAGGAACCTTATATCTTGGTCCTGTTGCCATATTTAGCTCCTCCAGGTTATTTCTTTAACAGTTTTTCAGACCCAAGGTGGGAGTTCAGGTGGGAAACACTTCTGTATTCGCCGCCTTTTGCTTTTCTGTAAAGTCTGCAGTACACGGATTTATCAAGTGTTCCGTCGGCACGCAGTTCCTTGAGCCTTCTTCTAAGCGCCCGGATCTTTTTGATCCACTGCTCCTTTTTAGGAGTACGGGCTCCTTTCTTACCTTTTCTTGAACCTTGACCTTTACAGTGCCCATACTTGCGCTTGGCAGCAAGAGCTCTGGCTCGGCCTCTGCTGATTCCTTTAACCGGCTTGGCCTTAATAGTACCTTTCTCAATGAGCCCGCGAATATCTTCCCTGGTAATTGCTGACGCGATCTCTTCAGAGGCTTCCGGATTAAGCCATACTCTGTCAAGTCCGCATTCGAGAATTTTGGAGGCTAACCTTCTTTGATTGGCCAGATCTGACATTTTTATTCACTCCTTCCAGGGTTCAGTATTTTAATACCAAGCTCTCCAGCTTTTGTGAGAATAACGGCTCTCTTTCTCGCACCTACTGTCGATGCTATCCTGATAGCCTCATAAGAGGGATCAACAAGCTCAAGCTCAGCAACGCTGGAAATAAGCACATCAGAATAACCGGATGGGTGCAAGCTTTTTACTGCTGCAGGGCTTCCGTATCCCACCTGCGCATGAGCACCTTTTGAGACGTATTTTCTACGCTGTTTACCCTGAGAACCTCTCGGGCGCCTCCAGTTGCTGTCAAGCCTCTTAAATTTATGACAGGCTGCTCTCTTAAACTGGGGCTTTTTTCCCTTCTGGACTTTTCTCACATTGAATAATCGCCTGGATTCAGAGTCCATATCAAGGGTGGAAACTGAAGTATCTTCTGATTTGAATTCTTCTGCCATCATAACCACCTCAGGGCTTCTGCACAATGTAGATTCCGTCCAGGAAAATCCTTGGGTCGAATCTCTTGATCTTGGTCTTCTGTTCAATATTTGCAGCAGTTTGCCCGACATCTTCCTTGTTTATTCCGGAAACAGTCACCTCATTTCCGGATACCTTAACCTTTGTCTCGCCAAGGATTTTTGCAACTCTTGGCTTCTTTTCTCCAAGGAAGTTTCCGATTATGAGAGTCTTCCCATCAACTTTTACCTGCATAGGGAAGTGAGCGTACAGAATAGTCATCTTGCACTCAAAACCTTCATTTACGCCTTTCATCAGGTTTTTGATGTGGGAAGTGAAAGTGCCCACCATGGCTTTCTGTTCTTTCCTGGAAGAGTGAGCATCCACCACTACTTCGCCTTCCCTGACGTCGATCTTGATTCCAGGGTACCATAGTTTTCTTTCTACAGTTCCCATGGGGCCACTGGCTGTAAACACATCCTGAGAGAAAGAGACGGAAATTCCTTCAGGAATCTCTATTGTTCTTGCAATTTCCTTAACCATTTCCTGTTCCCTCCAGCTCAGTACACATAAGCAAGAAGTTGCCCACCAATCTTCTTCTCACGGGCTTCGTACTGGGACATAACTCCGCTTGAAGTAGTTATTATAAGGGCGCCAAAGTTCTTTGCAGGCAGGAACTGTTTTTCCCAGCGTTCAAAGCTGTCAGTCCCTACTGAATACCGCGGCTTGATTGCACCGCATTTGTTGACTCTTCCTACAAGAGTGACACTGTAGATTCCGGCTTTTCCGTCATCGATAAGCTCGAATTCTCCAACGTAGCCGAGATCTTGCATAACCTTCAACACATTGCCAATGTTTTTTGAGGCAGGCCTGATAATACAGGTACTTTTCCCAATAGCTTCGGCATTCTTAATTGTGGAAAGGGCGTTTGCAAGAGGATCAAGTAATACCATTTTAATCACCTTATGAATACTTCTCAAAACCCATCTCGTGGGCAATCTCCCTGAAACAGTGCCTGCAGAGGTAAATGTCGTATTTACGGACAAGTCCCTGCTTTCTTCCGCACCGCTTGCACACGTTTACTCCTCTTCCGGACTTATTTATATTCTCTGCCATTTACATGACCTCCACGCCATAGCTCTCATTAAGGAAAGCAACTGCGTCCTCAACTGTGACCCTGTGGTTAGTCGGAATCTTCCTTGTTGCAATCCTTCTCTTGCAGATTCTTTCTCCAGGGCGCTTGATAACAACTGTTACGTCCATTCCGAAAACCCCGATATTCGGGTCATATCTCATGCCCGGAAAATCGGTGTGTTCTTCAATTCCGAAAGAGACGTTTCCAAGGGAGTCAAACTGGGACCTGACAAGAGTCTTATCGACGATGCCAAGAGCAGTCTCGAGAAACTGCTGGGCTCTCTGGCCTCTCAGGGTCACTTTGCAGCCTATGGGTTCGCTCTTTTTGATCGCAAAAGCCGGAAGAGTCCTCTTGGCAAAGCACCTGACAACTCCCTGCCCTGTAATAGTCTTGAGGATTTCTTCGGCATTTACGAGATGCTGGCCACTTTCTCCAACACCCATGTGGACAATTACCTTCTCAACAACAGGGGTGCGCATAACATTACTCAATTACCTCACCACCGAGCCGTATTTCCGGCTTGTCCTCGCCAATGACAATCACGTAATCTTCAATTGTCTCAAAATCGGTTTCCCCGGAAATCGCAACCGTATTGTGTCTGGAACTTTTAACTTCCCTGATTTCCGTAATCTTTCCGATTTCTCCAGAGTGCTGGCCGCCTACTACCATTGCCAGGTTGCCGACCTTGAACTGCAGGTGCTTTACAATCTGCTTGTCAGGCACTGAGAGAATCAAAGAGTCTTTTGTGCCGTACTCATTAGAACCGAGAATGTTAGTCCCATCGTTCAGATTAAGCTGCACCTTTCCTCCTTTGAGAGTAGTTTTGTTGTTGATCCTGCACAACTTGTTAACATTTGTCTCATTCAACTTATGAAGAGCCAGACGTCCCTTTTCATCCTGGAACATTCTATATGTTTCATTTATGAGAGGGAGTGTAATTACGTCAAAAAGCCCTACAGGGAACCTTAGGTCTTTTCTGGGAATCCCATCTACAAGAACTTTGCCTTCCGAGAGGATCTTCTTACCTTCCCTGCTATTATCCACAAGCTTGAGAATATCACGAATTATGATTCCAAGCGGAAGACTGCGTGCCTGACTGTGAGGCCCCGGGCGGGTAGTGGAGACCCATTTATAACCTTTTTTCCCGGCCTTCCAGCTTTTTGGGATTGATAATCTTTTCTGGTGTGTCACAAAATCACCTGCCTCACTTCTTAATGCTTGATGCTCTGCGCCCGTCCTTCAGTTCCAGTTTTGTAATCATAACATTGGAGGGGTATATAGGTCTTGGGACTTCGGTGCCATCCACTTTGGTGGAAATAACTCCGTCCACAGAAATTGTGCCATCCTGAAGAGAAACAGTCTGGACCTTTCCTTCAGTACCCTTATAGTCTCCGCGCATGACTTTCACGGTATCACCCGCGATAACTGCGGCGCTTCTTGTACCATACTCCTTGGAGAGCTCTTCGCTGAGCCTTGCACCCATGAATTTCTGTCTGATGTGCAGAGGCGCATTATATCTTGCCTTTCTCTGCTTTCTCGGCTGTTTGGATACCATTTTCGCCACCTCAGACAATGATAGATGCTGTGGTCCCGATTTTGGGGAACCTCTCAGCTACTTCTCTTGCTACAGGACCTTTTATGTCCGTGCCTTTGGGAATCCCATCTTCATCCGTGATTACCATGGCATTGTCCTCAAAGGACACACGCAGCCCATCAGGACGGCGGAATTCCTGTTTCTGGCGAACCACTACTGCAAGGAGAACCTGCTTCCTCATTTCGGGTGTGCCTTTTTTTACCGAGACAACGCACATGTCTCCAATTCCTGCGCAGGGCATTCTGTTCTTTACCCCTCTATACTTCTTGACAGAAATAATCTCAACGACCTTGGCTCCGGTGTTGTCCACACAAGGAATCTTGGCGCCTGCATTGAGAGCCCTTGGGATGTTGGAGCGTATGCCTTTCATTTGGGCACCTCCGCTTTAACTACCACATAGGACTTTGTTTTGCTTATACGCCTGCATTCTGCAATTGTAACGATATCCCCGACTTTTGCTGAAATGCAGGGTGGGTTATGTGCGTGAACCTTCGAGCGTCTCTTCTCGTATCTCTGGTATTTCGGCACCAATTTCATGTATTGCCTTTCAATAACTACCGTATTGTCCATCTTGCTGCTGACCACGGTGCCCACAAGGATTTGACCTCTTACTGGAAGCGTTCCGTGGAAGGGACAGTATGAATCATCACATTCTTCTGATGGCTCCGGTATGTTTAATCCAATATCTTTTGCCATGAGTTTAGCCCCATTTGCGTAACTTTTTGATGTTCTTGATCCGATTTTCGGGTTGTGAGAGCAGCAGGTTTCCCTGAATTTTAACGAATGTATCGGATCTGCGGCCTTTTTCTGAGAGCTCGGCAGGGATCCGGAAGAGAAATTCCGAATCCGCCTTTGGAATCTTCAGTTCCCGCGACCTTGAGTTTTCTATAACTAACATATTTTTTGTCTCGTCAATTACCCGGCCACGAGTTCCTATCAATGCTGAATTAGTGGAATTAATCACTTGGATTTCGAGCCCTATCAGTTCATGATAGATAAGGGTCGAAGGTAGAATTTCCACTTTAGATTTCATTTAGCTCATGCTGAATTGTCTTTATCCGGGCAATTGTTCTCCTGATTTCTCCGATTCTTCCCGGATTTTCAGGAGCTCCGCCTGCGGAAGTAAGAGCACGTTCCCTGACCAGTTCACTATTAAGAGTCTCGAGTTCGTCAGCCCGTTCGTCAAGTGACATGTCCCGGATTTCTCTGGATCTGAGGATTGCCATTATTCCTTAGCCTCCTTATGAACCCGTGCCATGGGATGCCAGTAGTCGTAACCCTCATGCTTGTGCTGCCAGACTCCGTTAACCTGTCTTCGCAGTTCTTCTGAGCCTTCAACCTGAATGATTTCAGCCTCTTCAAAGTCTTCTGCTACTTCAGCCTGAGGTTCTTCCTCGGCCTCTTCAGGTTCTGCAACTTCAACTTCTACTGGTTTAGCAGGTGCTGCTGCAGGAGTTTTGGGTTTTGCCGCACTTTCCTTTTTAGGAGTTTCAACAGGTTTTTCGGTCGGTTTTGCAGCCGGCTTTTCGGCAGGCTTTTCAACCGGTTCGGTTACAGGCTCACTTGGTTCCCTGGTTGTGTATGAATCAGGTAGGACAACACCTGGCTGAATGATCCTGACTTTGCAGCCAAGAGTTCCAAGCTTTTTGATTGCTACTGCAAATCCTTCGTCAACGACCTCTTGTACAGGGTTTCCGGAGTGTTTTATGTACCCATCAACGAATT belongs to Methanosarcina barkeri 3 and includes:
- a CDS encoding uL15m family ribosomal protein, translating into MDTKKFRGSRTCGGGTHKNRRGAGNRGGRGKAGGCKHHFVRAMLRGYSYGKHGFKLPAEISKDPSIVNVGELDELASYLVEEGLAEIKDGAYHINLENLGIEKVLGSGRVTKNLVVTSEEFSASAREKIEAAGGSCIDAE
- a CDS encoding 50S ribosomal protein L30, whose translation is MYAIVRLRGQVNVRYTIEDTMKMLRLHKVNHCVLVPENPHFKGMVQKVKDYVAFGKIDAKTLAEILENRGRLEGDTRLTEEYIRENTAYDSILAFAEAVINGETTLKSVPKLKPVFRLHPPRKGHAGIKRTVKQGGELGDHGDDINELLHKMR
- a CDS encoding 30S ribosomal protein S5, producing MAFDEEWVPKTRLGKLVMEGQVASMEEAIRSGLPIREPQIIDMLLPDLEDEVLDINMVQRMTDSGRRVKFRATVIVGNRNGYVGLGQAKDVQVGPAIRKAIDAAKLDITYIRRGCGSWECACGLPHTVPYEVTGKAGSVSVTLIPAPRGLGIAAGNTATKVLEKAGIKDVWTKTFGTTRSTLNFAKATFDALNQVNIMRLPVYCKEEA
- a CDS encoding 50S ribosomal protein L18, with amino-acid sequence MATGPRYKVPFRRRREGRTNYHLRLKLLLSKQDRVVVRKSARNVQIQLIAPTPEGDITYSSAVSSELAKYGYTGATGNTTAAYLTGLLFGLKSLKKGYEGGILDIGLQASSAGSRVYAALKGVVDSGFEVPCSPEVFPSDERIRGEHIAEYREESSDLPEQFEATKEKIFAEFS
- a CDS encoding 50S ribosomal protein L19e — encoded protein: MSDLANQRRLASKILECGLDRVWLNPEASEEIASAITREDIRGLIEKGTIKAKPVKGISRGRARALAAKRKYGHCKGQGSRKGKKGARTPKKEQWIKKIRALRRRLKELRADGTLDKSVYCRLYRKAKGGEYRSVSHLNSHLGSEKLLKK
- a CDS encoding 50S ribosomal protein L32e, translating into MAEEFKSEDTSVSTLDMDSESRRLFNVRKVQKGKKPQFKRAACHKFKRLDSNWRRPRGSQGKQRRKYVSKGAHAQVGYGSPAAVKSLHPSGYSDVLISSVAELELVDPSYEAIRIASTVGARKRAVILTKAGELGIKILNPGRSE
- the rpl6p gene encoding 50S ribosomal protein L6, with protein sequence MVKEIARTIEIPEGISVSFSQDVFTASGPMGTVERKLWYPGIKIDVREGEVVVDAHSSRKEQKAMVGTFTSHIKNLMKGVNEGFECKMTILYAHFPMQVKVDGKTLIIGNFLGEKKPRVAKILGETKVKVSGNEVTVSGINKEDVGQTAANIEQKTKIKRFDPRIFLDGIYIVQKP
- a CDS encoding 30S ribosomal protein S8, which translates into the protein MVLLDPLANALSTIKNAEAIGKSTCIIRPASKNIGNVLKVMQDLGYVGEFELIDDGKAGIYSVTLVGRVNKCGAIKPRYSVGTDSFERWEKQFLPAKNFGALIITTSSGVMSQYEAREKKIGGQLLAYVY
- a CDS encoding 30S ribosomal protein S14 — its product is MAENINKSGRGVNVCKRCGRKQGLVRKYDIYLCRHCFREIAHEMGFEKYS
- a CDS encoding 50S ribosomal protein L5; the protein is MRTPVVEKVIVHMGVGESGQHLVNAEEILKTITGQGVVRCFAKRTLPAFAIKKSEPIGCKVTLRGQRAQQFLETALGIVDKTLVRSQFDSLGNVSFGIEEHTDFPGMRYDPNIGVFGMDVTVVIKRPGERICKRRIATRKIPTNHRVTVEDAVAFLNESYGVEVM
- a CDS encoding 30S ribosomal protein S4e, whose translation is MTHQKRLSIPKSWKAGKKGYKWVSTTRPGPHSQARSLPLGIIIRDILKLVDNSREGKKILSEGKVLVDGIPRKDLRFPVGLFDVITLPLINETYRMFQDEKGRLALHKLNETNVNKLCRINNKTTLKGGKVQLNLNDGTNILGSNEYGTKDSLILSVPDKQIVKHLQFKVGNLAMVVGGQHSGEIGKITEIREVKSSRHNTVAISGETDFETIEDYVIVIGEDKPEIRLGGEVIE
- the rplX gene encoding 50S ribosomal protein L24; the encoded protein is MVSKQPRKQRKARYNAPLHIRQKFMGARLSEELSKEYGTRSAAVIAGDTVKVMRGDYKGTEGKVQTVSLQDGTISVDGVISTKVDGTEVPRPIYPSNVMITKLELKDGRRASSIKK
- the rpl14p gene encoding 50S ribosomal protein L14; this translates as MKGIRSNIPRALNAGAKIPCVDNTGAKVVEIISVKKYRGVKNRMPCAGIGDMCVVSVKKGTPEMRKQVLLAVVVRQKQEFRRPDGLRVSFEDNAMVITDEDGIPKGTDIKGPVAREVAERFPKIGTTASIIV
- a CDS encoding 30S ribosomal protein S17, with the protein product MAKDIGLNIPEPSEECDDSYCPFHGTLPVRGQILVGTVVSSKMDNTVVIERQYMKLVPKYQRYEKRRSKVHAHNPPCISAKVGDIVTIAECRRISKTKSYVVVKAEVPK
- the rnp1 gene encoding ribonuclease P protein component 1 yields the protein MKSKVEILPSTLIYHELIGLEIQVINSTNSALIGTRGRVIDETKNMLVIENSRSRELKIPKADSEFLFRIPAELSEKGRRSDTFVKIQGNLLLSQPENRIKNIKKLRKWG
- the rpmC gene encoding 50S ribosomal protein L29; this encodes MAILRSREIRDMSLDERADELETLNSELVRERALTSAGGAPENPGRIGEIRRTIARIKTIQHELNEI
- a CDS encoding 30S ribosomal protein S3, with translation MAIERKFVNDGYVKASMDEYFADQLNRAGYGGMELNRTPMGTQIIIYSEKPGMVIGKAGKVIRKLTRDVATKYNLENPQIDAQEVKKPELNAQMMASRLAASIERGWYFRKAGHNTLRAVMNAGALGCEVVISGKLTGARSRVEKFVDGYIKHSGNPVQEVVDEGFAVAIKKLGTLGCKVRIIQPGVVLPDSYTTREPSEPVTEPVEKPAEKPAAKPTEKPVETPKKESAAKPKTPAAAPAKPVEVEVAEPEEAEEEPQAEVAEDFEEAEIIQVEGSEELRRQVNGVWQHKHEGYDYWHPMARVHKEAKE